The sequence CAATCGTCCAACTCTGTGTTTAAACCCTTGGCAGGTGCAAAGCGCTACTATCTCCGGGTCGAATGTGAATGTAACCTGATGTTGTAGCAATATCAGCGTGTCCCATTGTTTGCTGAATCAACGGCACAGGCGTTCCCCTTTCTGCGTTGTGGGTAGCGTGGCTGTGCCTCAACCAGTGACAGCTAACTTTGTCTGTTAGTCCTGCTCTTTCGGCCGCATCCTTAATAATGGGGTCAACATTTTGACGTTGCAGTGGCTTGATGCCTTTACCCTTGCGGCTTTTAAAAACATAGGAATCTTTTGGCTCATCTCCCCTGTAATCCATCAACTCCTGCCACAGATATTCTGGCAGTAAAACATGACGAGACTTGTTACCTTTTCCCACAACAGTAATTTGCCCCGTAAGATCGCGAACAGTAAAATCTCTCCACCTCAGCCCTACCAACTCCGACACCCTCAAACCTGCCACATATAGCAATTTCAATATCAACAAGTCCCTAATTTGTTGAGCTTGATAACGATACTTGGCCCGTTCTGTCAGCCGAATCATTAGCGCGATATCAGTAAGAGTCAGAACTTTCTCATGCAATCGCTGGTCAATTTTCTTTAACTTGATAGCAGCGCCGGGGTTTTGCTTGATGTAACCAGTCTTGTAAGCAAACGACAACAAACTTTTGACTGCTGCCATGTAAGTTGTAATCGTAGGCGCTGCCAATCCCCGATTATGCAAATACTCAGAAAATTCCACCAGATCCTCAAAAGTTGTGTGGCAGATCGCCTTGGACACCCCTGCCAAAAATGCGGTGAACTGCGCCGCATACCGCAAATAACATTTTTGGGTAGAAACTGGCTTATCGTGCAACCACAGTTGAATTAACCGCCGTTGAGCGTTAACGGGCGCTAATTTCGATAATTGCTTGCCTCTGGGCTTGACTGCTACTACTGGTGTCATAGTTAATCGAAAACTCAAACAGACAAAACGCCAATTTTGTCTGTTTCATACTCATACACCTGCTCCGCTACACCAGAACGTTTTTGCCGCAATTCTTTACCAAAATCCTCAATTTCTGTCATCAAGTCAGGTTTATGGTCTTGCTTACCGTGTATTCACCCGGAGCTAATGTACGATGCAAGCCTTTCACGGCTAATGACATAGAATACAGCGTATGGATACAATCGTGTACTAGATACTTTCTGACAGTGAGGTGGTAGTAAAAATGGACTTTTCCACATCAGCAGTTTTGCGGTCAATTTGAATAGTGCCTCTAGCTCTACCAATGGCTGTTCCATCACTGCCACCTACAGCTTCCCCATAGGCAGTAGTTAGAGTACAACAGATGTATTCAAGTGTCTTGCTGTCAATCACCGAAGTATGGCTGATCCGTTTACCATCCGTATATTTGTCCCAAATGGCGATCCTGAAGGTGTCAGAATTATTGACCGAATGAATTGGACGGGGCTGGGGATAGCCTTCCCACGGGATAAATGGCTCGAAACAAAAAGCCGAAGTGAATTCGACCGAACCGGGGTTTATATTCTGGTTGGCTATGAAGGCAAGGAAGATGATGAGCTTCCGAAGCTTTACATAGGGCAATCCGATGGCGTTAGAAATCGTATCGACTCCCATTATCAGAATAAGGATTTTTGGAACTGGGGCATTGTCTTCGTTTCAGCAAACAATGGTCTGAATCGGGCCCATGTCACATGGTTGGAGTATGCTCTTATCCAAAGGGCATTCCAGACAAAACGTAGTCAGCTTGACAATGGCAATATGCCACAGGAGCCAGCCCTTTCAGAATCCGAGAAAGCTGATACTCAGGGGTTTCTTAAAGAAATCATGCAAATTCTGCCAATTGTTGGGCTTCAAGCATTTGAGTTTCCAAAGGCGGTTGCAATACCCAAGGCTTCTAGCAATGACATTATGGGCCTACCTACAATCGTTCAGAACGATACACCACTACCCGTAATAGTGGAGAAGGATACAGTAATCGTACCAGCCCAGAAGGAAGGCTTTGAGAGAGTATTTCTTGGAGAGGATTGTTGGTATGCAATCCGCATTTCTGGAGGAATGCTGCAAAAAATCAAATACATAGCGGGGTATCAAACTGCGCCAGTGTCTGCCATCACCCACTATGCACCGATTGACCGGATTGAACCTTACGGGGAAGAAGGCAAGTATAAGCTAATTTTTTCAGAGAAGGCTAAACCAATAGGCCAAATTCCTTTTGGTAATGCACCAAAAGGCGCGATGCAAGGGATAAGATATACAAGTTTTACAAGTCTTCAATCCGCTAAGAAGTTAGCTGATCTATTGTGAACAGAACAGGATCACTAAAGCTTTCCAATTGCTCTTACTTTAAGGAGGCTTATCTCCAAACTATCTTATTAATAACAGTCCGTTTTTTACATCCTATGCAACGATACCTGTTATCATTTTGTAGCTTCAAATTTGCACTACCGCAATGAGGACAGTGTGGTTTTGTACCATTCTGGCAGCTACCCCCTATAGTCGAAAATGGTGGCAACCCTGCCATTGTGCCAGTGCTTGCTGCATCTAGGTTTAAGGCATTGCTTACCATCCCGTTACCAGTCGTGCCAGAGGTTTTGGCAAGTCTTGCCAGTCGCTTTGTCTCTTCTATTTCTTGATAGTTAAAAGCCACGTTATCAAGATTAGGTAAAAAGTAGAGCTTAGGAGAACGCCCATCGACTACTAAAGCTACCCTCAACAATCTGGCATCATCCGTTACTAGCTCGTTTTTATGCTCAATGTATTCTTCAATTGCGTCTAGATTGCGAGTGAGTTTAGCCAAATTAGACTCACTATTTTTTCCCTTGCCGTAGGTATTCAAGTAGTGCCTAATCTTAGGAATGCCAATGATAATTTCAGTAAATAAACTCCGGTCATCGTTAGTAAATCCTGGGATTTGTTTAGTCATTACTGATTGACCGCTAACAATCCAGCCTATATTGTTGTGTCCAAACTGTTTTAAAATCTTCTTTAAGTTCTCGCCTGCTTTGTATGGTTCACTGCAAGAATTGAGAGTGTTATCCAATTCATCCCATACCCAAATTTGAAAGTAATTAGCCGCGAAACTAGGATTTTGAACGCGATATTTACCATCTTCTAGGCAATCTTCAAATGATTTAATTGCGGCCGTGGTGTCGCCATATTTTAGGAAGATATCAAGCGGATAACTGGAATCTTTAAGAGAACCAACAGCACCAGGATAGCTAACAGTAACCAATGTGTTTGGTACTTTTTCACCCTTGCCAGTGTTGCCTCTAGTGCATCCAACTTTGAGAATTTCGCTAATCATTACCGCAGTAGTTGGAGTTTTACCCACACCTGGATCTGCTATCAGGCGATATCGAATTGGGTGTGAGGTGATGTAGCTGATGAATTGGTTAGGACTGCCAACCATGAGCTTAATTTCATCATCCTTAACCGCTGGAGATTGCCGAAAACTCACGACGATGCAATCAGTGATTTCTAATTTCCGAACGCTGGTAATTTTAAACAGTCTCAGTTTCTTAGCCAGTGCTTCTGAATGCTTGCTGATGGAGGAGGCGATCGCCTGTGGTGACACTGAGCGGGAGTAGCCATAACCAATATCTACAGCACCGTCAGGCTTGACTTGGAAACCTTTAACAGACAAGGGTAACTGTAAATCCTGCCAGATGGTACGCGCCAATTCATTAGCTATTCGCCCATTGATATCAAAACCGAAATCACCATAAGTCGGCTCGACTAAATCCCCCGCGGCTTCTTGCTGCAATCGAGCTACTTTCTCGTTGAGTAATTCGATTTGCTCAAGATACCCTAATCGCTCTAGGTCGATGGCCTGGTTAATTTCATCTAAATTGCTGTTGTAAGCAATTGCCAAACCTCTGATAATCTCGCGCTTGCTGTTGTGACCGTGAGCGACTTTCTCACCCCAGGATTGCAGCTGGCGAAACAGTGCCATAGCTTCTTGGGTAATCTGGTCATGTTCATCAAAAATCTTTTGAATCTCTGTAGACTTAGCAGCTTTGAATTTTTTATCTGACTCGGCATTCACCATTGAGTAAAAATTCAATTCCCAATGCTCAACCTCTGTTGCCAGGTAAGCAATTTGCTCTTTGTCCTTGCTGGCTTGTGCCTCTAGTGCCTCAATGTTGCCTTGCAGTTGGGCAATTAATTTAAGAGCGCGATCGCAATTACCTTCAGATGTCAGCAAGTTCTGTTTAGTTTCCTCAAGTTGGTATAACAATTGTTGCTGAATCTTCTCTGATGAGCGCTTATATGCCTCTAATTCCCGTGTGAGATTGGTTAGCCTGGCTTTGCTATCTTCTAATTGCTGATTGGCTTGATCAAGGCTTACGGTGACATCATTGGCCCGTCGTTCGCTTTCGTTAACTTTGCTTTGAGCGCGAGTATCTACGATGAAATGAGTTAAAGCTATAGCAGGCAATGCCGCACCGCCAGCAATGCTCAGGGTTTTGGCGAGTGAATCTCTGAAGCCTCCAGATGCTATTGCGATTCCCGCAAGCAGCCCAAAACTGCCAGTTCCTAAAGCAATTTGACATTTTGGTGATAGTTGCATATTTTTAAGCCACGTAGAGTTGTCTGATTGGGTATCTCTTTTGACCATGCAGATACCCAATTACTTACTTATTTGGGTAAATACTCACCCAGTTGTTGTTTAAAAGCGTTCAGTTTTCCTTGTGCTTCAAGAGTTTTAGCGGCTGATTCTTGAGCTTTAATTTGGGCTTGTTTCAATCTTTCGGCTAAATCAGTCTTGGTATGTACAGCGATGTTTCTATCAGTTACCGTTTTGGTTTGAGCAACATCCAGAGTTACACCTTTTTGCTGAGTAACTTCTAGTTGAGTCTGGTAATCAAGGAAGTTACCCTTAACTTTTTCAATCTCGGTAGCTGCCAAAATACCAGCACCAATTGCCTTGGCTTGTTTACCTATGACTGTGAATTTCTCGCGGGTTGTATCGAATGCCGCGCCTGTTAGTTTGAGCGCTCGTTGTGCGCCTTCATAGGTAGCTATACCACTTTGATATTGTGACTCTGTTGCTTGTGGCAATTTTTCTGAAGGATTGAGAGGGTCTCCTATTAGATAGTGATTAGCGTGGAAATGAGGCAATGAAGCAGGTATTAAATCAGGTGTTAATGTATGTAGACCAGGAACAGTTACATCTACGTCACTCTTGACATCGGTGGCTATAGAGGGCATGGAAACTACATTGTTAGGTTGTGATGTAGTTGCTTTATTCCCTCCTGCTATTTTGGCTGCTACTGCCTCTGCTGCCGTCTTAGTGGAATTGTTTAATTTAGCCATCTTTTAAGAATCTCCTAGTATTAATTAGCGATTGGTAGATGATTTCGAGTTTGCGGAATTGGGCATCTATGGCATTAAATTCTTGCTCTAAGGATGCATCTAAATCGTGCTGCTCAAGTACTTGCTTTAACTCTTGTTCATCAGTCTTTAAGTCTTCAATTTTGTTTGATAATTCATCCATGAATCACCCCTCAAATTGATTGAGTGCCTCGGTGCAATAATGTAGAGAGTCCGCTACGTCGCTAGCAAATTCATCTAAATTCGGGTTATCTTTTTTGATGCTTTGAGCCAAAACGTTAGCTGACATAAGCAACAATTCAGCTTCAATTAAGCATTTTTGAACTGTTGTTAAATCCTTGACTCTAGTAGTGAAAAGTTG comes from Tolypothrix sp. PCC 7712 and encodes:
- a CDS encoding tyrosine-type recombinase/integrase, translated to MTPVVAVKPRGKQLSKLAPVNAQRRLIQLWLHDKPVSTQKCYLRYAAQFTAFLAGVSKAICHTTFEDLVEFSEYLHNRGLAAPTITTYMAAVKSLLSFAYKTGYIKQNPGAAIKLKKIDQRLHEKVLTLTDIALMIRLTERAKYRYQAQQIRDLLILKLLYVAGLRVSELVGLRWRDFTVRDLTGQITVVGKGNKSRHVLLPEYLWQELMDYRGDEPKDSYVFKSRKGKGIKPLQRQNVDPIIKDAAERAGLTDKVSCHWLRHSHATHNAERGTPVPLIQQTMGHADIATTSGYIHIRPGDSSALHLPRV
- a CDS encoding GIY-YIG nuclease family protein: MADPFTIRIFVPNGDPEGVRIIDRMNWTGLGIAFPRDKWLETKSRSEFDRTGVYILVGYEGKEDDELPKLYIGQSDGVRNRIDSHYQNKDFWNWGIVFVSANNGLNRAHVTWLEYALIQRAFQTKRSQLDNGNMPQEPALSESEKADTQGFLKEIMQILPIVGLQAFEFPKAVAIPKASSNDIMGLPTIVQNDTPLPVIVEKDTVIVPAQKEGFERVFLGEDCWYAIRISGGMLQKIKYIAGYQTAPVSAITHYAPIDRIEPYGEEGKYKLIFSEKAKPIGQIPFGNAPKGAMQGIRYTSFTSLQSAKKLADLL